Proteins encoded in a region of the Haloarcula sp. CBA1129 genome:
- a CDS encoding cryptochrome/photolyase family protein — translation MTVWIRGDHLLRRAGPVARRPEEAVLLIEAESFARKLPYHPHKLILLFSAMRHFRDELRTDGRRVRYHQTDTFEDGLAAHFEANPDDTLVTHRPQTESAQARLESLVADAGGTIEFVADERFLCSQSQFDGWVGEGRYRHEDFYRFMRRETGYLMSDGDPVGGEWNYDDQNRETPPDGWTPPESPRFEPDTVTEDVIEWVEETFEGSYDERPYGGDWADPEPFHWPVSRRQAVRALDHFVTNRLTEFGPFQDAMLDGEWAMSHSLLSTSLNLGLLGPDEVIERAIAAYEDGDAPLNSVEGFVRQVLGWREFLRHVYRREMPDLAEANQLGASEPLPDFYWDGDTDMACLSDVVDGVRERGYSHHIERLMLLANFGLIYGVEPAQLNRWFHAGYVDAFHWVTTPNVVEMGLYGAGVFATKPYASSANYVDKMSDYCSGCPYYKTKTTGDGACPFNALYWDFLDRNEDTLRSNHRMGLMYSHVDNKSDEELAEIRERAEEIRELADTGEL, via the coding sequence ATGACTGTATGGATTCGCGGCGACCACCTCCTCCGACGGGCCGGCCCAGTCGCCCGGCGGCCTGAGGAAGCGGTGCTCCTGATAGAAGCGGAGTCGTTCGCCCGCAAACTGCCGTACCATCCACACAAGCTGATACTGCTGTTCAGCGCGATGCGGCATTTCCGGGACGAACTCCGGACCGACGGTCGGAGGGTCCGGTACCACCAGACAGACACTTTCGAAGACGGGCTGGCGGCACACTTCGAGGCCAACCCGGACGACACGCTCGTCACCCACCGGCCACAGACCGAGTCCGCACAGGCGCGGCTCGAATCGCTGGTGGCCGATGCTGGCGGAACGATAGAGTTCGTCGCCGACGAGCGCTTTCTCTGCTCACAATCGCAGTTCGACGGGTGGGTCGGAGAGGGGCGCTACCGCCACGAGGACTTCTACCGATTCATGCGCCGGGAAACGGGCTACCTGATGTCCGACGGAGACCCCGTCGGCGGCGAGTGGAACTATGACGATCAGAACCGGGAGACCCCACCGGACGGCTGGACGCCACCGGAGTCACCGCGCTTCGAGCCAGACACCGTAACCGAGGACGTAATCGAGTGGGTCGAGGAAACGTTCGAGGGTAGCTACGACGAGCGACCGTACGGCGGCGACTGGGCCGACCCCGAACCGTTCCACTGGCCCGTCTCCCGTCGACAGGCCGTCCGCGCCCTGGACCACTTCGTTACGAACCGACTAACAGAGTTCGGCCCCTTTCAGGACGCGATGCTGGATGGAGAGTGGGCGATGAGTCACAGCCTGCTTTCCACGTCGCTCAATCTGGGACTCCTCGGTCCCGATGAAGTCATCGAGCGCGCTATTGCCGCTTACGAGGACGGCGACGCGCCGCTGAACAGCGTCGAGGGGTTCGTCCGGCAGGTGCTTGGCTGGCGCGAGTTCCTCCGGCACGTCTACCGCCGGGAGATGCCGGATCTAGCCGAAGCGAACCAACTCGGCGCGAGCGAGCCCCTACCGGACTTCTACTGGGACGGTGACACCGACATGGCCTGTCTCTCCGACGTGGTCGATGGGGTCCGGGAACGAGGGTACTCACACCACATCGAGCGGCTGATGCTTCTCGCGAATTTCGGGCTCATCTACGGCGTCGAACCGGCCCAGCTCAATCGGTGGTTCCACGCCGGCTACGTCGACGCCTTCCACTGGGTGACGACACCGAACGTCGTCGAAATGGGCCTGTACGGCGCAGGCGTGTTCGCCACCAAGCCCTACGCCTCGTCGGCGAACTACGTCGACAAGATGAGCGACTACTGCTCGGGCTGTCCGTACTACAAGACGAAGACGACCGGCGACGGGGCCTGTCCGTTCAACGCGCTGTACTGGGACTTCCTAGATCGCAACGAGGACACGCTCCGGTCGAATCACCGCATGGGGCTGATGTACAGCCACGTCGACAACAAGAGCGACGAGGAACTGGCAGAGATACGCGAACGAGCCGAGGAGATACGAGAGCTAGCGGACACCGGTGAGCTGTGA
- a CDS encoding winged helix-turn-helix transcriptional regulator: MPGLDDTDHEILRLLLEDARRPYSDIAERVDLSAPAVSDRVDRLVEMGLIQGFTVDVDRSLLQAGVPVLIEIDAKPGRAAGIATAVSNADAVERVYRTAGGKVVLAATIAQSDASELLAEHVDLGDVDRYEVQMIADSEWTAGLGEAEFAPDCAECGNSVDEEGEQRTLDGERYYFCCGSCAERFVDQYESLKDGA, encoded by the coding sequence ATGCCCGGGCTTGACGACACTGACCACGAAATCCTCCGACTCTTACTCGAAGACGCTAGACGGCCCTACAGCGACATCGCCGAGCGAGTTGACCTCTCGGCCCCCGCAGTCTCCGACCGCGTCGACAGACTCGTCGAAATGGGACTGATACAGGGCTTTACCGTCGACGTCGACCGCTCACTGTTGCAGGCTGGCGTGCCGGTCCTGATCGAGATCGACGCGAAACCGGGTCGGGCCGCTGGTATCGCTACGGCGGTCAGTAACGCAGACGCCGTCGAGCGGGTCTATCGGACCGCCGGCGGGAAAGTGGTACTGGCGGCGACTATCGCCCAGTCCGATGCCAGCGAACTCCTCGCCGAACACGTCGACCTCGGGGATGTGGACCGTTACGAGGTCCAAATGATCGCGGACAGCGAGTGGACCGCTGGGTTGGGGGAAGCGGAGTTCGCACCTGACTGTGCGGAGTGTGGCAATAGCGTCGACGAGGAAGGCGAACAGCGCACGCTCGACGGTGAGCGGTACTACTTCTGCTGTGGCTCCTGTGCCGAGCGGTTCGTCGACCAGTACGAGTCGCTGAAAGACGGGGCCTGA
- a CDS encoding fumarylacetoacetate hydrolase family protein: protein MKRVRFRDTAGNVRGGRWTVEDGEPVVTAAAGPYGRIAFGDESYDPDEVDILPPCEPTKVVCIGRNYADHAEEMDSDLPDRPMLFLKAPNAVASHGKHLTMPSGKERIDYEAELGVVIGEQCKNVSESGAMDVVAGYTCVNDISNRDDQRQEQNWVRGKAFDNACPIGPLVATPEHVPEDASIELRLNGETKQSSSREHLIFSVPELIAEITSYITLEPGDVIATGTPEGVGPMEDGDEVEIEIEGIGTLKHSVKIP from the coding sequence ATGAAGCGCGTTCGATTCCGTGATACCGCGGGGAACGTCCGGGGGGGTCGCTGGACCGTCGAGGACGGCGAACCCGTCGTCACCGCCGCCGCCGGACCGTACGGCCGTATCGCCTTTGGCGATGAGTCCTACGACCCCGACGAGGTAGATATCCTCCCGCCCTGCGAGCCGACGAAAGTCGTCTGTATCGGGCGCAACTACGCCGACCACGCCGAGGAGATGGACTCGGACCTCCCGGACCGGCCGATGCTGTTTCTCAAGGCTCCGAACGCTGTTGCGTCCCACGGCAAGCACCTCACGATGCCCTCAGGGAAAGAGCGCATCGACTACGAGGCCGAACTCGGCGTCGTCATCGGCGAGCAGTGCAAGAACGTCAGCGAATCGGGCGCGATGGACGTCGTCGCGGGCTACACCTGTGTTAACGATATCTCCAACCGCGACGACCAGCGACAGGAGCAAAACTGGGTCCGCGGGAAGGCCTTCGACAACGCCTGCCCGATTGGCCCGCTCGTGGCCACCCCGGAGCACGTTCCCGAGGACGCCAGCATCGAACTCCGACTCAACGGCGAGACGAAGCAGTCCTCCTCGCGCGAGCATCTCATCTTCTCCGTTCCGGAACTGATCGCGGAGATCACCTCGTACATAACCTTAGAGCCCGGTGACGTCATCGCCACGGGGACGCCCGAGGGCGTCGGACCGATGGAAGACGGCGACGAGGTCGAAATCGAAATCGAGGGCATCGGGACGCTCAAACACAGCGTCAAAATCCCCTGA
- a CDS encoding AarF/ABC1/UbiB kinase family protein has protein sequence MTAEERVAEEPPRETVSQPGGVGVRLRALWRALIIVWQFVPLLWQWGRDRKRFLLFGRSRSVAPETRTRRARYLKNTFVDLGPAFIKLGQMLSTRPDALPRAYVDVLSELQDNVPPDAWATIEPVIERELGDDIDTLFEDFDTTAISGASLGQVYEARIDGQRVAVKVLRPNIRTRVESDLRVLSTLLPVLTYGADPGQAFTLENLTEEFAATVRREMDYGHEARMLREIGDNFANDDDIAIPDVVASHSTDRILTMTYLDGVKIDDVERLDELGIDRPALVRRLEEVYIQMIVEDGCFHADPHPGNLAVQPDGTLVFYDFGMTGYLGPRTQDQLLEFYVGLATDDVDRVMDAFVEMGALDPMADRDVMREAFDIVIEQFRGEDISEYRIEQLVGQFETQLYEFPMRLPQDLALVVRVTTVLEGVCRTLDPEFDFIEIISEYVMEQGAGDDVRERVKAEIQDAVTGSTRSVVRTAPKLEDALDRVEREELLVKTVLEDSDGLSRVLAKRLLLGIVASAGVPVSAYLYTVNGLQPAGLALGGSAAVLGILAWSFRRRRGPALSTPQFTRHEMHQRQAADATEGEE, from the coding sequence GTGACTGCTGAGGAGCGTGTCGCCGAGGAGCCGCCGAGGGAGACAGTGTCACAGCCGGGCGGTGTCGGCGTTCGGCTCCGAGCGCTCTGGCGAGCGCTCATCATCGTCTGGCAGTTCGTCCCCCTGCTCTGGCAGTGGGGTCGGGACCGGAAGCGGTTCCTCCTGTTCGGTCGGTCCCGGTCGGTGGCACCCGAAACGCGGACACGGCGCGCTCGCTACCTGAAGAATACGTTCGTCGACCTCGGCCCGGCGTTCATCAAACTCGGCCAGATGCTGTCGACCCGGCCTGATGCCCTGCCGCGGGCGTACGTCGACGTGCTCTCGGAGCTACAGGACAACGTCCCGCCGGACGCGTGGGCGACCATCGAGCCCGTTATCGAGCGTGAGTTGGGCGACGACATCGACACGCTGTTCGAGGACTTCGACACCACAGCTATCTCCGGGGCCTCGCTGGGTCAAGTGTACGAGGCGCGAATCGACGGCCAGCGGGTCGCCGTGAAAGTGCTTCGACCCAACATCAGGACGCGTGTCGAGTCAGACCTGCGCGTGCTATCGACGTTGCTGCCGGTACTCACCTACGGTGCGGACCCGGGGCAGGCGTTTACGCTTGAGAACCTCACCGAGGAGTTCGCGGCAACGGTCCGCCGGGAGATGGACTACGGGCACGAGGCACGGATGCTCCGGGAGATCGGCGACAACTTCGCAAACGACGACGACATCGCCATTCCGGATGTCGTTGCGAGCCACTCGACGGACCGTATACTGACGATGACGTATCTCGACGGCGTGAAAATCGACGACGTGGAGCGGCTGGACGAACTCGGGATCGACCGCCCGGCACTCGTTCGCCGACTCGAAGAAGTGTACATCCAGATGATTGTCGAGGACGGCTGCTTCCACGCCGACCCCCATCCCGGCAATCTGGCGGTCCAGCCCGACGGGACGCTCGTCTTCTACGATTTCGGGATGACCGGCTACCTCGGTCCCCGGACGCAGGACCAACTGCTTGAGTTCTACGTCGGACTGGCGACCGACGACGTGGACCGCGTGATGGACGCCTTCGTCGAGATGGGCGCACTGGACCCGATGGCCGACCGAGACGTGATGCGGGAGGCCTTCGACATCGTCATCGAGCAGTTCCGCGGCGAAGACATCAGCGAGTACCGCATCGAGCAACTGGTCGGCCAGTTCGAGACGCAACTGTACGAGTTCCCGATGCGCCTCCCACAGGACCTTGCGCTGGTGGTCCGCGTGACGACGGTACTTGAGGGTGTCTGTCGAACGCTCGACCCCGAGTTCGACTTCATCGAAATCATTTCGGAATACGTCATGGAGCAGGGGGCTGGCGACGACGTTCGAGAACGAGTGAAAGCGGAGATACAGGACGCAGTGACGGGTTCGACCCGGTCAGTGGTACGGACAGCACCGAAGCTAGAGGACGCACTTGACAGGGTCGAACGCGAAGAACTCCTTGTCAAGACCGTCCTCGAAGACTCCGACGGGCTGAGCCGAGTGCTCGCCAAGCGGCTCCTGCTCGGCATCGTCGCCAGTGCCGGGGTACCGGTGAGTGCGTACCTCTACACCGTGAACGGACTCCAGCCCGCCGGGCTCGCGCTGGGCGGGAGCGCGGCAGTACTCGGGATTCTCGCGTGGTCGTTCCGCCGACGCCGCGGGCCGGCGCTGTCGACGCCACAGTTCACCCGCCACGAGATGCACCAGCGGCAAGCGGCCGATGCAACAGAGGGTGAGGAGTAG
- a CDS encoding helix-turn-helix domain-containing protein, which produces MAHNDASETQALLDALSDPDCRDILRVLDEPLPAKEVAAACDLPQTSTYRKLEQLSEAELVAEETEVRADGHHATAYVRDCGGVFVGIDADGAFEADILPAEERPSDRLALLWSRVSEEL; this is translated from the coding sequence GTGGCACACAACGACGCGAGCGAGACACAGGCGCTGCTTGACGCTCTCTCCGACCCTGACTGTCGCGACATACTCAGGGTACTCGACGAGCCGTTGCCAGCCAAAGAGGTCGCCGCGGCCTGTGACCTGCCACAGACCAGCACCTATCGGAAGCTCGAACAGTTGAGCGAGGCCGAACTGGTCGCCGAGGAGACGGAGGTGCGTGCTGACGGGCATCACGCGACGGCGTACGTCCGGGACTGTGGCGGGGTGTTCGTCGGGATCGACGCCGACGGGGCTTTTGAGGCCGATATTCTGCCGGCCGAGGAGCGGCCAAGTGACCGGCTCGCACTCCTGTGGTCACGCGTCAGTGAGGAACTATGA
- a CDS encoding prephenate dehydrogenase/arogenate dehydrogenase family protein: protein MNVLVVGAGAMGQWFARTVQAHADASVAFTDLDQSAAEAAADAIDGRAVASDATETFDVVCIAVPMPVAETAIDEFAPLATGAIVDVTGSMAGPIGAMRDAIPDGQRLSLHPLFAPENAPGNVAVVTDASGPDADAVIDALAEAGNNCFETTAAEHDEAMETVQASAHAAVLAFAIAAADVPDRFQTPISAGLFDLVEQVTGGDPRVYSDIQDAFDGADAVADAASELADADADTFERLYEQLS, encoded by the coding sequence ATGAACGTCCTCGTCGTTGGCGCTGGCGCGATGGGCCAATGGTTCGCGCGCACGGTTCAGGCCCACGCCGACGCGTCCGTCGCCTTCACCGACCTCGATCAGTCGGCCGCTGAAGCCGCTGCCGACGCAATCGACGGGCGCGCTGTCGCCAGCGACGCGACTGAGACTTTCGATGTCGTCTGTATCGCGGTGCCGATGCCCGTGGCCGAGACGGCTATCGACGAGTTCGCGCCGCTGGCCACGGGTGCAATCGTCGACGTGACTGGGAGCATGGCTGGCCCCATTGGGGCGATGCGGGACGCCATACCCGACGGTCAGCGACTCAGCCTTCACCCGCTGTTTGCCCCCGAAAACGCGCCGGGCAACGTCGCTGTCGTTACCGACGCATCGGGACCCGACGCTGACGCCGTCATCGACGCACTTGCCGAGGCCGGGAACAACTGCTTCGAGACGACGGCGGCGGAACACGACGAAGCCATGGAAACAGTGCAGGCGAGCGCCCACGCGGCTGTCCTCGCGTTCGCGATAGCCGCCGCCGACGTACCCGACCGGTTCCAGACGCCGATTTCGGCCGGCCTGTTCGACCTCGTCGAGCAGGTCACCGGCGGTGACCCGCGAGTGTATTCCGACATACAAGACGCCTTCGACGGCGCGGACGCGGTCGCCGACGCCGCCAGCGAACTCGCCGACGCCGACGCAGACACTTTCGAACGGTTGTACGAACAACTCTCATGA
- a CDS encoding halocyanin domain-containing protein translates to MSSGSSSEPAAATGTGTETTTETETTTETETATPEQTPESLDDWLEDANGYDGEPRQYGPAEQPTIMVGEETDDGLAFDPPVIEISPMTNVRWDWTGHGGQQNVVALDGTFDSGRTNAQQGTGYHYIFDEVGEYPYVSEPHRDEGMKGAVIVREQQSSGYPAVDNWLASTGNFDGTVTDRADSDEVTVLVGAEGNGGTYAFGPPALKVSTGTTVVWDWVDGAGPHNVVSTDGGKGGSDSVVSTDGSPLDSELVADGDNTYEHTFEETGVQLYTCQPHRGLGMNGAVIVE, encoded by the coding sequence GTGTCCTCGGGGAGTAGTTCGGAACCAGCGGCGGCTACCGGAACCGGAACTGAGACCACCACCGAGACCGAGACCACCACCGAGACCGAAACTGCGACGCCTGAACAGACACCCGAGTCTCTTGATGACTGGCTTGAGGACGCCAACGGCTACGACGGCGAGCCCCGCCAGTACGGCCCGGCCGAACAGCCGACAATCATGGTCGGCGAGGAGACCGACGACGGGCTGGCGTTCGATCCGCCGGTCATCGAAATATCACCCATGACGAACGTCCGCTGGGACTGGACCGGTCACGGCGGCCAGCAGAACGTCGTCGCGCTCGACGGGACCTTCGATAGCGGCCGGACCAACGCCCAGCAGGGGACCGGCTACCACTACATCTTCGACGAGGTCGGCGAGTACCCCTACGTCTCCGAACCCCACCGCGATGAGGGCATGAAAGGCGCGGTCATCGTCCGGGAGCAACAGTCCTCGGGCTACCCCGCCGTTGACAACTGGCTCGCGTCGACGGGCAACTTCGATGGGACTGTCACCGACCGGGCCGACAGCGACGAGGTCACCGTCCTCGTCGGCGCAGAGGGCAACGGCGGGACATACGCCTTCGGCCCGCCCGCCCTGAAAGTCTCGACCGGAACGACCGTCGTCTGGGACTGGGTCGATGGCGCCGGCCCGCACAATGTCGTCTCGACCGACGGCGGGAAGGGCGGTTCGGACAGCGTCGTTTCGACCGACGGAAGCCCGCTCGACTCGGAACTCGTCGCTGACGGGGATAACACGTACGAACACACCTTCGAGGAGACAGGGGTGCAACTGTACACCTGCCAGCCACACCGAGGGCTCGGGATGAACGGCGCCGTTATCGTGGAATAG
- a CDS encoding halocyanin domain-containing protein, which produces MTDDLDRRTFIRTTAAVSGAGLLAGCGGSGGDGGDGGSGETEATEAEEMATTEAEEMEATEGSGSSDMETVEASSEVSDYVGESSNFDGNTVVMTDQDEVSVAVGAEGNGGAFAFAPAAVKVSTGTTVVWEWTGNGAGHNVKSEGDGPLDSGSAVTAEGTTYEYTFEEAGTYLYNCVPHAALGMKGAVVVE; this is translated from the coding sequence ATGACAGACGACCTCGACAGGCGGACGTTCATCCGCACGACGGCAGCCGTATCAGGCGCTGGACTCCTTGCTGGCTGTGGCGGGTCCGGCGGCGATGGCGGCGATGGCGGTAGTGGCGAAACGGAAGCCACCGAAGCAGAAGAAATGGCGACCACTGAAGCCGAGGAAATGGAGGCCACCGAGGGCAGCGGTAGCAGTGACATGGAAACCGTCGAAGCGTCGAGCGAGGTTTCGGACTACGTCGGCGAGTCGTCTAATTTCGACGGAAACACGGTCGTGATGACGGATCAGGACGAGGTTTCCGTTGCAGTCGGAGCCGAAGGGAACGGCGGCGCGTTTGCCTTCGCCCCGGCCGCGGTAAAAGTCTCGACCGGAACGACGGTCGTCTGGGAGTGGACCGGCAACGGGGCCGGCCACAACGTCAAATCCGAAGGCGACGGCCCGCTCGACTCGGGCTCGGCCGTCACAGCGGAAGGGACCACCTACGAGTACACGTTCGAAGAAGCCGGCACCTACCTCTACAACTGTGTGCCACACGCCGCCTTAGGCATGAAAGGCGCAGTCGTCGTCGAATAA
- a CDS encoding heavy metal translocating P-type ATPase — MSNRTTRLELTGMSCANCAGTIEESVGELDGVASVDANYATDEGSVEYDPDVVSLAEIITAVQDAGYGVATETVTIGITDMSCANCADTNEEALEGTAGVIEASVNYATDEAQVTYNPADVSRSDLYDAIDSAGYTPVRNDDADDADSEQSDADRRAAARNEETRRQLRLTLFGAVLSAPLLLFMADHLFSLGLIRDTILGVPQGWIAFALATPVQILLGKPFYENSYKALVNNGRANMDVLIALGSSTAYVYSVAALAGLIASTGLYFDTAALILVFITLGNYLEARSKSQAGAAIQQLLEMEADTATVVRDDGSEEEIPIDEVGVGDRLKVRPGEKIPTDGVVVDGDSAIDESMVTGESVPVEKGEADEVIGSTVNQNGVLEIEATKVGSETAIQQIAERVRQAQSRQPDIQNVADRISAYFVPAVIGNAVLWAMLWAVAPETLATVVDALPLWGLAAGGPAGVGVSEFAIVVFASAVLIACPCALGLATPAATMVGTAIGARNGVLFKGGDVLERVHEVDTVVFDKTGTLTKGEMELTDVEVVGPATDGGTLRPESEVSEEFVLEVAASAEHASEHPLAEAIVAGARERGIEVEDPDGFENVPGQGVKATTRHGRVLVGNRKLLSDAGVDTAPAEERMDALEREGKTAMLVALADGADEDSDPDYRLIGIVADADTVKESAKAAVSGLRERGLGVWLITGDNGRTARAVAEEVGIDPDNVMADVLPEDKADAVDELQSDGDQAMMVGDGVNDAPALAAASVGCAIGSGTDVAIEAGDVTLLRDDPADVVKAIRISEATLRKIKQNLFWALGYNTVMIPLASLGLLQPVLAAVAMAASSVSVLANSLVFRQYTPDSEYRLLGFLRR, encoded by the coding sequence ATGAGCAACCGAACCACCCGGCTCGAACTAACGGGGATGAGCTGTGCCAACTGCGCGGGCACGATTGAAGAGTCCGTTGGCGAGCTTGACGGGGTCGCGTCCGTCGACGCGAACTACGCCACTGACGAGGGAAGCGTCGAGTACGACCCCGACGTGGTGTCACTGGCCGAGATTATCACTGCCGTTCAGGACGCCGGCTACGGTGTGGCGACTGAGACAGTGACTATCGGCATCACCGACATGTCGTGTGCGAACTGCGCGGACACAAACGAAGAGGCGCTGGAAGGGACCGCGGGCGTCATCGAAGCCAGCGTGAACTACGCCACCGACGAGGCACAGGTCACGTACAATCCGGCCGACGTGTCGCGTTCGGACCTCTACGACGCTATCGATTCGGCCGGCTACACGCCCGTCCGAAACGATGACGCGGACGACGCTGACAGCGAGCAGTCCGACGCCGACCGCCGTGCCGCCGCACGCAACGAGGAGACGCGCCGACAGCTCCGGCTGACGCTGTTTGGCGCAGTGTTGTCGGCTCCACTCCTGCTGTTCATGGCCGACCACCTGTTCTCACTCGGTCTTATCCGGGATACGATTCTGGGAGTGCCACAGGGCTGGATTGCCTTCGCGCTGGCGACGCCGGTCCAGATTCTGCTGGGCAAGCCGTTCTACGAGAACTCCTACAAGGCGCTGGTCAACAACGGCCGGGCCAACATGGATGTGCTCATCGCGCTGGGGTCTTCCACGGCGTACGTCTACTCTGTGGCCGCGCTAGCCGGGCTCATCGCGAGCACCGGGCTGTACTTCGACACAGCCGCACTGATTCTCGTGTTCATCACCCTCGGGAACTACCTCGAAGCCCGCTCCAAGAGCCAAGCCGGGGCCGCCATCCAGCAACTGCTCGAAATGGAGGCCGATACGGCGACAGTCGTCCGCGACGACGGCAGCGAGGAAGAGATTCCCATCGATGAGGTCGGGGTCGGCGACCGGCTGAAAGTCCGACCCGGCGAGAAGATTCCGACGGACGGCGTCGTCGTTGACGGCGATTCGGCCATCGACGAATCGATGGTGACCGGCGAGTCCGTTCCGGTCGAGAAAGGCGAGGCCGACGAGGTCATCGGCTCGACAGTGAACCAGAACGGCGTCCTCGAAATCGAGGCGACGAAGGTCGGCTCGGAGACGGCCATCCAGCAGATCGCCGAACGGGTCCGGCAGGCTCAGTCCCGCCAGCCCGACATCCAGAACGTCGCCGACCGTATCTCGGCGTACTTTGTCCCGGCAGTCATCGGCAACGCCGTCCTCTGGGCGATGCTGTGGGCGGTTGCGCCGGAGACGCTGGCCACGGTTGTCGACGCGCTCCCACTGTGGGGACTGGCTGCGGGCGGCCCGGCCGGCGTCGGCGTGAGCGAGTTCGCTATCGTCGTCTTCGCCTCCGCCGTGCTCATCGCCTGTCCCTGCGCACTGGGGCTTGCGACGCCCGCCGCGACGATGGTCGGGACGGCCATCGGCGCGCGCAACGGCGTCCTGTTCAAGGGCGGCGACGTGCTCGAACGCGTTCACGAGGTCGACACCGTCGTCTTCGACAAGACGGGGACGCTGACGAAAGGCGAGATGGAGCTGACCGACGTAGAAGTGGTCGGCCCCGCCACCGACGGCGGGACGCTCCGACCCGAGAGCGAGGTTTCCGAGGAGTTCGTCCTCGAAGTCGCCGCCAGCGCTGAACACGCCAGCGAACACCCGCTTGCCGAAGCCATCGTCGCGGGCGCTCGCGAGCGCGGTATCGAGGTTGAAGACCCCGACGGATTCGAGAACGTCCCCGGACAGGGCGTGAAAGCGACGACGCGCCACGGTCGCGTCCTCGTCGGCAACCGGAAACTGCTGTCCGATGCCGGCGTCGACACCGCGCCGGCAGAGGAGCGGATGGACGCCCTCGAACGCGAGGGCAAGACGGCGATGCTGGTCGCGCTGGCTGACGGGGCCGACGAGGACAGCGACCCGGACTACCGTCTCATCGGCATCGTCGCCGACGCGGACACGGTCAAGGAGTCGGCAAAGGCCGCCGTCAGCGGCCTGCGCGAGCGCGGACTCGGCGTCTGGCTCATCACTGGCGACAACGGGCGGACCGCCCGCGCTGTCGCCGAGGAAGTCGGGATCGACCCCGACAACGTGATGGCCGACGTGCTGCCGGAAGACAAGGCCGACGCCGTCGACGAACTCCAGAGCGACGGCGACCAAGCGATGATGGTCGGCGACGGCGTCAACGACGCGCCCGCGCTGGCGGCTGCGAGCGTCGGCTGTGCCATCGGCTCGGGGACCGACGTAGCAATCGAGGCCGGTGACGTGACCCTGCTCCGAGACGACCCCGCCGACGTGGTGAAGGCTATCCGGATCTCCGAGGCGACGCTCCGGAAGATCAAGCAGAACCTCTTCTGGGCGCTTGGCTACAACACCGTGATGATTCCGCTGGCCTCGCTGGGACTCCTCCAGCCGGTGCTCGCTGCCGTCGCAATGGCTGCCTCATCCGTGTCCGTGCTCGCAAACAGCCTCGTCTTCCGCCAGTACACCCCGGACTCGGAGTATCGCTTGCTCGGCTTCCTCCGGCGCTGA